CCAGTGGAAAGCGCCAGGCGCTTTCCACTGGGGCCCCGGGACTCGGCAGCGGAGAAGCCGGAATCAGAAGAGAAAGCGGACATTTCTACTTTGGAGAAAACCGGACATTTGTACTTTGGGCCGACAGCAAGAAGAATCCCCGAGGGGCGCGGGGGTTCACCGCCAAGGGAGCAACCCGTTGGCGGAATGTTGCGCACACAGGAAGACTGACAAACCCGTGCAGCCGATTTCATTCCTCTCGATTCATCGCAGGGCGCTCGTCGTCGCCACATGGATGCTCCTGGCGAGTGCGTTGTCGCTTCGTGCCGAGCCCGGCATCGCACCCTCGCTGCGCGATGAGCAGGGACGCTTCGCGAACGTCGAGGGTCCGATCGGGCACGGGTCGGTTGGCGTCCGCCTCCCTTTCATGTTCCGTCGTTTCGCAGCTTCGCTCTCGCCTCGTCCCGGGGCGGCGAAGGCGGTGGCGAACGACGGTGCGTTTCTGCGCGAGAACGCGAAGCACAGCACGCCGACCGTAACGTGGATTGGCCACGCGAGTCTACTCGTGCAGATGGATCACGTGACGTTCCTCACGGATCCCAACTGGTCGGACATCACGAGCCCGGTCTCGTTCGCGGGGCCGAAGCGCCTGGTGCCCCCAGGAGTCGCGCTAGAAGATCTTCCACCGATCGATTTCGTGGTGGTCTCGCATAACCACTACGACCATCTGGATCTATCGACGCTGCGCGCGCTCGCGGAGCGAGACCGCGAGACGCGCTTCTTCGTTCCTCTCGCCAACGCGGAACTCTTGCGTGACAACGGCATCGCGAATGTGCAGGAGCTCGACTGGGGCGATAACGCGGGCGTCGAGGGTGTCGTGATTCACTGCCTGCCCGCGCAGCATTGGAGTCGGCGCGGTGTGCTCGACGAGCGCAAGGCGCTCTGGTCGTCGTGGGCGGTGACGGGGCCGGAGCGGCGGTTCTATTTTGCAGGGGATACGGGCTACTTTGCGGGCTTCGAGGAGATTGGTGCCAGGCTCGGTCCCTTCGATCTAGCGGCGGTTCCCATCGGGGCCTACGAACCGCGTGCGATGATGCGCGAGTCGCACGTGAACCCCGAAGAAGCGGTTGCGGCTGGGATCGAAGTCGGCGCGAAGCGCCTGCTCGGCATGCACTTCGGCACATTCGATCTCGCCGACGAACCCCTCGACGAGCCTCCCGTGCGCATGCGTGCGGCGGGTCGGGCGCGCGGACTCGCCGCCGACGACGTGTGGATCCTCGACGTCGAAGAAACGCGGGCTTTCTGAAACGTCGATGACGCTGGCGGTGCGGTGATCCAACGGGCCGCGGTGCGGACGTTGCGATGAGTCTGCACCTCCGGTTTTCGAGAGGATAGGAGTTCCAACGGGGGTCGTTCTGTGTTCGATAGGGGAAGATTCTCTGTCCCCGAATCCAAGCTAGTGCACAAGCTGTAGTGATATTTCAACGTTATCCGAGAAACTGGAAACACCACCCTTGCTAAGGACGCACCCACTTCAGACATCACCAAGAACTCCTCGAAGCGCCGGATAGATGGATTGACGCACTCTTCCGCATCCGAAGAAACCAGGCACGTCAGTCCGGTTCGCGCCTGGTCTTCGCGCCCAATCCCACCAAGGGCCAGCCCGTGGATCCCGGGAACGACAACCTCTTCCAGGGCTGGTTCGACGACGGGCATGAGGCCGCCATGCCCCTTGCCCTGGTGGACGAGCTACAGCTGACCAACACCGTGACCCTCGGACGGATCCAGGGTTTGAGCGTACCCGGACAGGCCGACCCCACCTGGTAGGCGCTGGCACCGCCCGGAGCCCGTCGGCTGGAGCCTCGGCGGCATCTACGCACGGAAGATCGCCAAGAGCCCGGGGGCGGGCTTGC
The nucleotide sequence above comes from bacterium. Encoded proteins:
- a CDS encoding MBL fold metallo-hydrolase, whose product is MLLASALSLRAEPGIAPSLRDEQGRFANVEGPIGHGSVGVRLPFMFRRFAASLSPRPGAAKAVANDGAFLRENAKHSTPTVTWIGHASLLVQMDHVTFLTDPNWSDITSPVSFAGPKRLVPPGVALEDLPPIDFVVVSHNHYDHLDLSTLRALAERDRETRFFVPLANAELLRDNGIANVQELDWGDNAGVEGVVIHCLPAQHWSRRGVLDERKALWSSWAVTGPERRFYFAGDTGYFAGFEEIGARLGPFDLAAVPIGAYEPRAMMRESHVNPEEAVAAGIEVGAKRLLGMHFGTFDLADEPLDEPPVRMRAAGRARGLAADDVWILDVEETRAF